The Bacteroides sp. AN502(2024) DNA segment CAAGCCCTATGGCAACGAAGAAAGTTCCGTTTCAAGATGCCGATAAAACTGCTCGACTCCACATTGGTGTCATTGACTCTGTCAATATATGACTGGGCACATTACACTACCACCAAGGGGGCGGTCAAGATGCACACGCTATTGGACTATGACAGTCTTTTGCCGGAGTTCGTGAATATCACCGATGGCAAAACCACCGACAACAAAGCTGCTTTTGATATTGAGTTACATCCGTATAGTATTGTAGTAGCCGACCGAGGCTACTGTGACTACTCATTGTTGAATAATTGGGACAGCAGCAACGTGTTCTTTGTAGTGCGTCATAAAGACAATATCCGGTACAAAGCCATAGAGGAGTTGCCTTTGCCTGAAAAACACGCTCAGAATGTACTTATTGACGAAATAATCGAGTTCGAACTCTCGGCGGCCAAATCCAAATATCCCAAACGTTTACGTCGCATCGCAGTATGGAACGATGAACACGGTTTTGAAATTGAGTTACTCACAAACAACTTCACATTGGCAGCATCAAGCATAGCGGCTCTGTACAAGGCTCGGTGGAACATAGAAATCTTCTTTCGCAACCTCAAGCAACTGCTACGCATCAAGAGCTTTATCGGCACATCCCGCAATGCCGTAGAGACCCAAATATGGACTGCTATGACTACAATGCTGATTCTGACATGGCTAAAGCACATCGCAAGATACAAATGGGCATTGGCTAACCTTGTGGTCACGCTCCGGCTGAACACATTTACCAAAATCGACCTCCAAAAATGGCTTGATCAACCATTTACACCACCTCCCGAAACCATCGAAAACGATTAGGGGGGATTGATTTTGAACTCTCGAGGCTATACTTAACAGTATAGTCAGTTAGCTCATGCTCAAAATTTATTTAGGACAATATTGATTTATATTCTTAAAAAATCTCTTTTTCTTATCACAAGTAGCTCCTCCAACTTGCTCAGTTAGGGAATATATTTGTACCTTCGCAGCGTCAATTCATTGACTATCCAAAATTATCGTCGGAAAAAATGGCTAAACAAAAATTTTACGTTGTATGGGAAGGTGTCACACCCGGAATTTATACTTCCTGGACAGACTGCCAACTTCAAATCAAAGGATATGAAGCAGCCAAATACAAATCATTTGACACGCGCGAAGAAGCGGAACGCGCGTTGACAATGTCTCCCTATGCTTATATCGGCAAGAACGCAAAGGCTAAATCAGGAGGCCCCAAACCTTCTTCAGATACTTTACCTTCTTGTGTGATCGACAATAGTCTGGCTGTCGATGCAGCCTGTAGCGGTAATCCGGGACCGATGGAATATCGCGGCGTACACATTGCCAGCCGTCAGGAGATTTTTCATTTCGGCCCGATGAAAGGCACAAACAATATCGGTGAGTTTCTAGCCATCGTACACGGCTTGGCGTTGCTGAAAAAGAAAGGTTTCGATATGCCCATTTACAGTGACAGCGTGAATGCCATCAGCTGGGTACAACAGAAGAAGTGTAAGACCAAACTCCCCCGGACCCCGGAGACAGAAGAACTGTTTCTATTGATTGAACGGGCGGAAAAATGGTTGCAAGGAAACACCTATACTACCCGTATCCTGAAATGGGAAACCAAAGAATGGGGAGAAATTCCGGCCGACTTCGGCAGAAAATAAAAGAACATAAATTTCAATATAAGAAAAAGATGAAAACATTGACTTCAAGCAAAGCTTTCTGGCTGTTACTAGTCATTTGCGTAATTACCATCCTGCCTTTCCTCGGCTTATCGGAGTACCACACCAAAGGGGAGCCTCGTGAATCTATCGTCTCCTACTCCATGCTGGATAGCGGGAACTGGATTTTACCCAGAAACAACGGAGGAGAAATGCCTTACAAACCGCCTTTCTTCCACTGGAGCATTGCTGCTGTCTCGGCAGCAGTAAACGGAGGGCAAGTCACAGAAATGACCTCCCGCTTGCCGTCTGCCATCGCCTTGATTACCATGACTCTCTGCGGCTTTCTGTTCTTTGCCAAAAGAAAAGGAATAGAACTGGCGCTGTTAGCCGCCTTTATTACTCTGACTAATTTTGAACTGCATCGAGCCGGAGCAAACTGCCGGGTAGACATGGCATTGACAGCTCTCACCGTTGGCGCTCTTTATTGTCTCTACAAATGGTATGAGAAGGGGCTTAAAGGTATTCCCTGGCTAGCCATTCTCCTGATGAGCTGCGGCACACTGACTAAAGGACCGGTAGGCACTATCATTCCATGTTTGGTTGTAGGCATCTTTTTATTACTCCGGGGTGTCAACTTCTTCAAAGCATTCCTGTTACTTTCCGCCTGGGCCATTCTTTCACTCATCCTGCCTTTCTGCTGGTATGTCGCTGCTTACCAACAAGGCGGAGAAGAATTTCTGGCATTGGTTATGGAAGAAAATCTCGGTCGTATGACCAATACCATGAGTTATGATTCATGTGTGAACCCCTGGCATTATAATTTTGTGACCTTGTTTGCAGGATACGTTCCCTGGACACTGTTAGTCGTGCTCTCCCTGTTCAGCCTGACTTACCATAAATTCAGCATCCAATCTGCCGCGTGGTGGAAACGTTTCACCACATGGATAAAGAATATGGACCCGGTGGATTTATTCTCTTTCACTAGCATCGTCGTAATCTTCGTCTTCTACTGTATCCCGCAGAGCAAACGTAGTGTATATCTGATGCCGATCTATCCTTTCATTGCTTATTTCCTTGCCAAATATCTATTCTATCTGGTTAAGAAACAATCCAAAGTCATCAAGGTATACGGAAGTATTCTTGCAGTAATCAGCCTGTTACTGTTCACCTGCTTCATCGTATTAAAATACGGACTCATCCCCGAAACGATTTTCCACGGTCGCCACACACAAGACAACATTATTTTCATGCGTGCCATACAGAATATCAACGGAGCAAGAGCTTTGATACTGATTGCCATTC contains these protein-coding regions:
- a CDS encoding IS4 family transposase, whose product is MANITLFAQVISHLPKENIRKIIKSSGSDKHCKGYNTWSQFVSMIFSQFSGCDSVRDISNGLKSATGNLNHLGINRAPSKSTVAYQNANRDSSVFRGIFYSLFQYFGQQALWQRRKFRFKMPIKLLDSTLVSLTLSIYDWAHYTTTKGAVKMHTLLDYDSLLPEFVNITDGKTTDNKAAFDIELHPYSIVVADRGYCDYSLLNNWDSSNVFFVVRHKDNIRYKAIEELPLPEKHAQNVLIDEIIEFELSAAKSKYPKRLRRIAVWNDEHGFEIELLTNNFTLAASSIAALYKARWNIEIFFRNLKQLLRIKSFIGTSRNAVETQIWTAMTTMLILTWLKHIARYKWALANLVVTLRLNTFTKIDLQKWLDQPFTPPPETIEND
- a CDS encoding ArnT family glycosyltransferase, coding for MKTLTSSKAFWLLLVICVITILPFLGLSEYHTKGEPRESIVSYSMLDSGNWILPRNNGGEMPYKPPFFHWSIAAVSAAVNGGQVTEMTSRLPSAIALITMTLCGFLFFAKRKGIELALLAAFITLTNFELHRAGANCRVDMALTALTVGALYCLYKWYEKGLKGIPWLAILLMSCGTLTKGPVGTIIPCLVVGIFLLLRGVNFFKAFLLLSAWAILSLILPFCWYVAAYQQGGEEFLALVMEENLGRMTNTMSYDSCVNPWHYNFVTLFAGYVPWTLLVVLSLFSLTYHKFSIQSAAWWKRFTTWIKNMDPVDLFSFTSIVVIFVFYCIPQSKRSVYLMPIYPFIAYFLAKYLFYLVKKQSKVIKVYGSILAVISLLLFTCFIVLKYGLIPETIFHGRHTQDNIIFMRAIQNINGARALILIAIPTILGIYWWFYQRKNALSNRFLYALVVLTMGLYLALDGAYQPAALNSKSVKFIAAEIEKVAPENEGTMYEFIEESLHAAGDPVHYFELNFYLRNRLDNFYRKRPSEGFLLIGTNDAEKYLPEFEKEGYQFEQVYESPKRVLRQIAKVYKFVKNQQPENTETTTPIVE
- a CDS encoding viroplasmin family protein, translated to MAKQKFYVVWEGVTPGIYTSWTDCQLQIKGYEAAKYKSFDTREEAERALTMSPYAYIGKNAKAKSGGPKPSSDTLPSCVIDNSLAVDAACSGNPGPMEYRGVHIASRQEIFHFGPMKGTNNIGEFLAIVHGLALLKKKGFDMPIYSDSVNAISWVQQKKCKTKLPRTPETEELFLLIERAEKWLQGNTYTTRILKWETKEWGEIPADFGRK